From Acidobacteriota bacterium, a single genomic window includes:
- a CDS encoding 2,3-bisphosphoglycerate-independent phosphoglycerate mutase: MKHHEFLARLARRADTKVILLVLDGVGDLRTADQPKTALEVAATPHLDALAARSALGRIHPVLPGVTPGSGPGHLALFGFDPTDPAADIGRGVLEALGLGIEIGARDLAIRGNFATADASGNLSDRRAGRIPTAESERLCAKMAAALAADPPSGVEVLVRAGEGYRFVLRLRADGLSAAVADTDPQRLGVPPLQPKARDEGAAATAHLLAELLDRLHAVIADEPRANRLLLRGISRLPDLPSMADLYRLRLGAFAGYPLYRGVASVCGMEVVECGKRIADLLSAVAARWDDFDYFFLHVKQTDMMGEDGNLAGKVEVLEEVDAALPRLLDLAPDVVAITGDHSTPAAMKAHSWHPVPLLLWSERCFVDDGRAFDELEAARGHLGTFPSRQLLGLMLANGGRLAKYGA; the protein is encoded by the coding sequence ATGAAACATCACGAATTTCTTGCCCGATTGGCTCGCCGAGCCGACACCAAGGTGATCCTGCTGGTGCTCGATGGGGTCGGTGACTTGCGCACCGCCGACCAGCCCAAAACGGCCCTCGAGGTGGCGGCGACGCCCCATCTCGACGCTCTCGCCGCGCGCTCGGCCCTCGGCAGGATCCACCCGGTGCTGCCCGGAGTCACTCCCGGCAGTGGTCCCGGTCACCTCGCCCTCTTCGGCTTCGACCCGACGGATCCGGCGGCGGATATCGGCCGGGGCGTGCTCGAGGCCCTCGGTTTGGGAATCGAGATCGGCGCCCGAGATCTCGCCATTCGCGGCAACTTCGCCACTGCCGACGCCTCCGGCAATCTCAGCGATCGTCGGGCCGGACGCATTCCGACGGCCGAGTCGGAGCGCCTGTGCGCCAAGATGGCCGCCGCCTTGGCGGCCGACCCCCCTTCCGGGGTCGAGGTTTTGGTGCGGGCCGGCGAGGGCTATCGCTTCGTGCTGCGGCTGCGCGCCGATGGTCTCTCGGCGGCGGTGGCCGACACCGACCCGCAGCGCCTCGGCGTGCCGCCCCTGCAGCCGAAAGCTCGCGACGAAGGGGCCGCGGCCACTGCCCACCTGTTGGCCGAGTTGCTCGATCGGCTCCACGCCGTCATCGCCGACGAGCCGCGGGCCAATCGCCTGCTGTTGCGCGGTATTTCGCGGCTGCCCGATCTACCCTCGATGGCCGATCTCTACCGCCTCCGCCTGGGAGCCTTCGCCGGCTATCCCCTGTACCGCGGGGTGGCCTCGGTCTGTGGCATGGAGGTGGTCGAGTGCGGCAAGCGAATCGCCGACTTGCTCTCCGCCGTGGCGGCTCGCTGGGACGACTTCGATTACTTCTTCCTGCACGTCAAGCAGACCGACATGATGGGCGAGGACGGCAATCTCGCCGGCAAGGTCGAGGTCCTCGAAGAGGTCGACGCGGCCCTGCCGCGGCTGCTCGATCTCGCCCCGGACGTGGTCGCCATCACCGGCGATCACTCGACGCCGGCAGCGATGAAGGCTCATAGCTGGCATCCGGTGCCTCTGCTGCTTTGGTCCGAGCGCTGTTTCGTCGACGATGGCCGCGCCTTCGACGAGCTCGAGGCGGCTCGCGGTCACCTCGGCACCTTCCCCTCCCGTCAGCTTCTTGGCCTGATGCTGGCCAATGGCGGCCGCCTGGCCAAGTACGGCGCCTGA
- a CDS encoding DUF1572 family protein, which produces MTAPDLPRTVLSQGVPLPVFRLAGRYLREYEAKILYCSGRLSEDELWWCPGPRNPESGLNTVANLLLHLRGNLCTWILSGIGGIPFKRRRRAELTAAHSHSRSQLEAGLSQTVARSVEVLERLDPAAADTPLNIQGYDTDTLGAAFHAVEHMSYHTGQIVLLSKQILGSRTQIEFYPQHAHE; this is translated from the coding sequence GTGACGGCGCCGGATCTGCCGCGGACAGTCTTGTCTCAGGGGGTGCCGCTGCCCGTCTTCCGCCTCGCCGGACGCTACCTGCGGGAGTACGAGGCCAAGATCCTGTATTGCAGCGGTCGTCTGAGCGAGGACGAGCTGTGGTGGTGCCCGGGACCGCGTAATCCCGAGAGCGGCCTCAACACGGTGGCCAACCTGCTGCTCCACCTGCGCGGCAATCTCTGCACGTGGATTCTCTCGGGGATTGGCGGGATTCCCTTCAAGCGCCGCCGCCGCGCCGAGCTCACGGCGGCCCACAGTCACTCCCGAAGTCAGCTCGAAGCCGGTCTCTCGCAGACGGTGGCGCGTTCCGTGGAGGTTCTCGAGAGGTTGGATCCAGCGGCCGCCGACACTCCTCTCAACATCCAGGGATACGACACCGACACCCTCGGGGCGGCCTTCCACGCCGTCGAGCACATGAGCTACCACACCGGTCAGATCGTCCTGCTCAGCAAGCAGATTCTGGGTTCTCGCACCCAGATCGAGTTCTACCCTCAACACGCCCACGAGTAG
- a CDS encoding Maf family protein, protein MKQDLVLASASPRRRELLASLGLEFEVRPVDLDESHRAGETPEVFVARLAREKAAAAARPGEWVLAADTVVVIDGEILGKPADEAEARTVLARIADREHVVFTGVEVTRDGRRAGGVERTRVRMRALSEARIAWYVATGEPLDKAGSYAIQGLGALLVEAITGNYSNVVGLPLPLTHRLFAELGRELLDFRP, encoded by the coding sequence TTGAAACAAGATCTGGTGTTGGCTTCGGCATCGCCGCGGCGGCGGGAATTGCTGGCGAGCCTCGGCCTGGAGTTCGAAGTTCGTCCCGTCGATCTCGACGAGAGTCACCGCGCCGGCGAGACTCCGGAGGTGTTCGTGGCGCGGCTGGCGCGTGAGAAGGCCGCCGCTGCGGCGCGTCCCGGCGAGTGGGTGCTGGCGGCCGATACGGTGGTGGTGATCGATGGCGAGATTCTCGGCAAGCCCGCCGACGAGGCCGAGGCCCGCACGGTCTTGGCCCGAATCGCCGATCGCGAGCACGTCGTGTTCACCGGCGTCGAAGTGACTCGCGACGGTCGCCGTGCCGGCGGCGTCGAGCGAACTCGGGTGCGGATGAGGGCCCTGAGCGAAGCCCGGATCGCCTGGTACGTGGCCACCGGAGAGCCCCTCGACAAAGCCGGCTCCTACGCCATCCAGGGGCTCGGCGCCCTGCTGGTGGAGGCGATCACCGGCAACTACTCGAACGTCGTGGGCTTGCCCCTACCGCTCACCCATCGACTGTTCGCCGAGCTCGGCCGAGAGCTGCTGGATTTTCGCCCGTGA